atattataatattcattatacaTACATTGCATCGCACGTTATAAATTGAGCAATCTCAGTTGCATCATTGTTTCATGGTTATATAAGTTTTGTCTCCGTATCGCTTAAAGCATTTAGGTATTAcgttttattatgatattttataagATACACGATGTGTTTTTTACTGtcgaataacataaataacCTTTTAGGCAAATCATACCTGAATCGTAAATTGGTCCTATTGTCCCTAACTCTACTTCCAAGAACGATCGTGGCGTATCGACTTATTCCTCAtcctgtattttttgttttgcattctGTTTATAAAGTGAAAATACTTAAAGTGACGTGTTCAGGTTCAGTAAAGATACGATTCCATGACTCTACATATGCGTATCAATCGATAATATAATAACGATAAACCACGTCACAATCAATCACAAATGTGACAGCCGAACTTGTCAGGTGACGAGCATTGGTGTCGTTCCGCGTTGTTTTCGTTTGTACTACAGTTACGCAAGCCTCAAACCTGAAATTAGCACGCCCTTTCAGCCGACACCCACAGCCATCGCACGTCACGCGTTTACGACGAATAAAGATCACTAACCATACCTGTATACATCGTATATGCACTGCAATTACCACAAAGTTCTAAGAGACAGCTTGTTGAGTCGACGAGGGACCCCAAATTAAACTAGTCAAAGGATTGTCAACGTGTCCACAATGGTCTCAAAATTTCCCGTCACGTCACGCCTTGTCTCGGCTGGCTGTCTAGACATCACACACGAAGacaacttttttcttttctcggTAATACAATTTTTGGCAGAGTTCTTAATACAATCTTGGCAAACATTTGTAACTTTTATCACGTCCGGAAAATGAATGAAAGCTGTCGGCCGTGAGTCACGTTAGCCATCGACCGGGACTTAACAGTCCTTGCTgtctattcaaataataaaaaaatatgacatcacACGCGACACAAGGTTAATGCCGAACACTTAATTAGatgtgataatattattttacatccattatgaaattatattgttatacaacgcgacgataaaattaaataaagacatGTTACCAGCACtgtggaaaaatatatttaaatttagttaacGTATTATGCAATATCTGAATGATTTGCACATGCATAAATATagcaataaacaataacaatataagaCGATTTATTAAtgggtaataaaataaaggccTAAgctaacatattataaaatctttAGTACGTTTGAGGCAATCGTCATAATACAATAAGATAAGATTGCAGAATCATACGACATTGATATTCATGTACATGTGCTCCGTGTATCGATGATATAACAACacagacaacacaaataaaacttaataaaactgtATTGTGATAAGGGGCATTGGGTGGGCCAAATTAACCTTCTATTAATACATTTGTATCACAAGATATTGATAGCTCGGTTTGTACCTGTCTGTTGAACTAACAACATAATTAGATCATACATGAACTTAAGCAGCGGGATTTTCCACTTCGTTTAATTGCAGAAAACTAGTAGGATATAATAGTAATCGAGTGCCATTTCTCGTGGTAGGGGTCTTGTGACTGGACCTCGTCGGTGCGGACCTGACCTTCGCAATGCCTGGGTGATACCTACATTGCCTACGTTCGAAAACAAGTGCTGTCAATCAAAACTGGTCTACGCagcctttttatattttgatcaGGCGTGTTTATATCACATTAATCAATGTATTGGACTATCATGCTGATTCGTTTCTTGCGAATTATTTTGCGAGAATACCTTTTAATGTATTAGTTATTGTTAAGTGGTTACGGATGTTATAGCTTTATATTTAGGGTACAACTTAGTTGGCacttaaaagaatatttatattttagattttataatttaaacagaaGCACTCAAGCTCTCACCagtatttgatattaaaatatattttggcgCCGTTTCTTTTTTCAAGTTAAGTTTTTACATTCTATTAGAAttcacaactttaaaaaaatcttttcagttTTCTCTGGAGTGCAGTTTGGGAAGTCTACATAATTTGAATCTATTTAAAACGTGACATTTgagagtaaaataatattttttagttatttcacaatggtgatatttaaatatgtaacaaacGTAAACTCTATTACAAGCAAAGATGAACGCTTTTTAAGCCTTCCTGCCTCCAAACTGTTTAGTGAGCGTTAAACCACCAGAAAATATGCATATTCAGATTTTGACAGTTTATAATACTAAAGAGATTACCTTCGACGCGACTCTGTCCGATAACAGATTAGTTATTGTATCATTCTCCTAAAATAGAACCTCTCGACATTTCTCTCGGTTTGTTGATATTGTTGAGACGAAAGTCAACCGCTCTCACGTGGTATTGTGTTTATTATCCGCGAGTGCCCAAGCAGTATCGACTCAACTGATAACGATACGACGAGATAttgataaatagttttaagcaCCACCGGCACGCTAGTCCCCGCTGTGAGACTAATGCGTACGTGCGTTTTAATTGATCCAGTAGTCAGAGACCGGTGCGGAAACCTCGgaatgtaattatttacataaacacacGTGCCTATAGCCGGCCACTTATTTCCCTGTGCGCGCGCTCACCGCGGCcgagcggcgcgggcgggcggcgcgctgaCGCTGGGCAGATGAGAAGATCGATGTGCATTTAATTACATCGGACAGTATCGTTGGCAGCGCGTGCTATGTGCTATGTGGTGTGTGCGGGGCAGCGCGTGCGCCGCGGGCACTCACCGGCGGGGCGGGTGGTGCGGCGCGCGGGCTCGTCCTCGCGCAGGTCGGGCGCGTGGCGGCGCGCGCCTCCGGGGCCCGGCGCCGCCAGCGCCAGCAGCACCAGCGCCAGCAGCATGGCGCCGCTCTACACTGTATCTCACCAGGTCCGAGCGCTCCCGGCCACGAGCTCACTATTTTGGCCGCGCGCGCTGTGTTCGTACGGTAGGTGCAGCGAGCGCAGGTTCGCGATCGTAGCGCGCGACTCGCAGGCGTCGTCGTAGCGCGACGGCTGAGCCGGACTGAGACGAACGACGCGCGATTTCCCGGCTGATGCGGCGAGGGGGCCGGCGCGCCCCTCGTGGAAAACGCGGCAATAGCGCGGTGCGGGCGGGGAAAATGCAGCGCCGTCATCCGCCCGCCCCGCCCGTCGCCgcggcgcgccgcccgccactCCACTACACCATTATCAAGTACCAATCATAATAACAACTTAATCCCTACTACTGctttcattacttttataagTTAAGAAACAGTACCGGAATATAAACCTATGGATACTGGGTATAATTATAAACACGCAACGTGCATACGTTTACTGTTAATATAATTtccaaactatttaaaaaaccggatcaaagtaacaaaaactaatttttaaGTGGTAGAGCCATTagtttaaaacgtaaaaatttATAGTCAACAAGTCAAGAAATATAttcgaatttataaaaaatgtgtctATGCAttcaagacatttaaaaaatgcgATAGAACATCTTTAGCCTGAGTAGAAGCCAAAAGAATATTGATCGCTAGTTTTGTCGCTCTGTTTATGTAGTAATGATTAAATGTTAATGTGAATTACTAGATACAAACGCTTTATCTTTAGGCAACGTGAACCCAACAAGCTTTACAAGAAGCGGGAAATGTCGgcataaagattttttatgagCATTATAAGCATTTCTCAAACGCGAAATAATTTTTGTCATCAACATCGGTCTTTATATTAAAACGacatttattattagttgtagCTACGGCCGTCTACactaatattcattattatttatcgaattaaattacaaaagttatcgataatttaattttaggtcaAACATAATTCgttcgttatttattttgtttctgattTAATTTACAAGGGAATTGAGTTATCCCTGATTTTACGAGCCCACGGAATTAAATGCCTGTCataaaaaaaacgcaaattGTTATTGCTTTGTCTCGCCGCGACAAAATACGCTTAATTCAGACGTGTTTAACAGATTCAtaagaatttacaaaattacttacatttacTTGGTGCAGATCTGGATTTGGCATGGGGCCCAACTAgtcatataataaatatttcatatcttTGGCAAATATTAACAGAAATATCAATACTTAGCTCAATGCTAGAGAATTACTGTAAAAAGTGTTAACGTCAAAACCGATGagagaatttataaataattattatgagtattaCGACCTCATGACGGCTGTAGCGTGAAGTTGACGTGAAATCACACAAACACGCTACGTACGTAAATATAAACGAGAGCGTATTCAAAAACGTATGTATACGAGACAACGTAtggataaaaaaatctatttcaaatcTTCTAAGATAATTTATCGatgatgtttatattttttctaatggATTATTTACTGAACTATCGATGGCGCCAAAATCGTTATTTAAAACCAACGGATAATCGTACAAGGCTAATCACTACGAATGTAACTGGATTAGGATTGCATAATATTAGATCATAATTTTTCATGACAGTGAGTCTAGAAAAAACCGAATGTGTCTTGGTAATCTACTTTAATAACAgttcattattcaaatatttaatgtcagtgttgtttttttttgtttttaaccgaCAAGAATAAATTCAGTTTAAGAACAATATCTTTAGCATATCTGAttactttaatctattttttaacCACCATTCACCATTATTAGTAAGTATCtaggtattttttgtatcaaataaaaaaagctttctATTTTAATTCATCGAAGAGTGAAAAGTAtgatataatatgtagataCGTCACTCGTGGGATTTTTTTTGATCTTAAATTTAATTGGAAAAATTGTTAGTGTTCATAAACTTATCTCTTTAAGATGGTTTTATCACAACTCACAACATTTAACTTCAATTATCGGCAGGTAGATTAAATACATGGGGTAGGTACCAATATAAGAagtatacctaaataaatataccttttCATGTTATAAGACATACCATAGGTAGGTACAGTTATCTAAAAgtccatacaaaaaaaactggtttATGTCATAAACAATTTCTCTTAATTGATTTACGAACGTGCTTCATAGCAGggccaattctgctatttacaacgaccgaagaatgaatgaaatttggcttagaatgtcaattttcttattctcttaagcatttttctacacaataattggaaattccgtgcaggacggtatactcaaggtcaacacaagtaacttccaattattgtattggcaaaatgcttaatagaCTTTTCAATGGCCGATGTATGAatggaaatttgattaaatttgacactattcgtattcttctaagcattttgccaacacaatcattggaaaatcattgtattgaccgtcaGAGTTTGGCCCCGTACTGAGTCtccaattattaattaattatagctatatattataataaaattaaaattaatttccttttatttatcggccattgtaaatagcagtatTGGAGCACagtagtatgtatgtatgtagtagGGTATgcgtaaaacataaaaaaaaaaaacaaatttagataCTTAGTATTCCGCGGTAAATTAAGTGCCTACCTGGTAAAACTCAATGTTAcctaaaaattaatgaaaacctAATGAACCTCAAAAAATTTTGTCTGGAACACATGGTAGAGGTATAGTTACCTATTGACGATTTCCTATAAAGGAACTGTTGAATATTCTATATCATTACTtacagtacctacctacataatttTTATAGTCCTAATGTTTAAAGATttgtataaaacacaaaatatcagTTCAATGCGATGAATTATAACTATGgaagagaataaataactacTCAACATGTGCACAATCTTGACCGTTTTTAATAATTGTGCACTAGCTAGCGACCGCGAGCACGCCTGcaacaaaactaaaatgatCGCACGGGAGCACAAAATCGGGATGTTCCTAACCTATGTGTTAATTAGAAACTATCAGTTTACTAAGTTCTGTCTAAACCCGATCAATGGTTTTTGCGCGAGAGctacaaacatccatacatccatatatacaaactttcgcgattataatataagtaggatgaATTTTGTATCTACGCAATATCTTTAGGGTTATTGTCCACATTGTTCTTCGCTACGATACACTACGCTATGAGCTACGGAAGTACGCACTACGCAGCTACGAAGCGTTTACCGTCCAATAAATTCTAAGTGCCTATACCACCCACACAAAGCTTCCACAATATATCGCATTACTATTGACGTATACAAATGGAAATTTTATactgaataatatatttactaagtAGGCAGAACTCCTACTCATCTGTTTCCCTTTATCTTGCATTACACAATGTGGTAACTATTAATGGTCGTAACGTCATAATAATGCGTATCGTATTTAAGTGAGAATCGATGATCTACTGTGATAAGTAATGTCGTCaaagaatacttttttatttttttgttcgccttttacaataatttcaaaGACGTATAGACGTAGACGTTGTCTTCAATTATTGTACAAcacgttaatattattattatttaattatatctacTTATTATGAAGTAATGTTTCaaatataaagtttgtaaaGGCATTATAAAAGTTGAAGTGCCTTGCACAATTGCTGCAGCAAATGTACGTGTAAGCAACTTATaccttattattgtttttaacatttttttattcatattttccagtaacattcaaattacactttttaataaaatttagtaaatcaaattaaaatggaaaagtgcttaaaaaattattaattttcacttaaaaataatttcctatgctaattttaaattttatatttaatgtgaaaatcaaaaacaatgtaaattgttgaatgatattgaataaataactataaactaTTAAATGCACATATTAACGAAACTTTTATAAACGAAAACTGTATCTAATGTTTATGTAGCtcactttttgaaacattttctctGCTGCCTGCCAGTGATAACCTAGAAAAAATAAGATATCGGTTGCCCATAAACAAGAAACCTTTCTCTGGGAACAAGCGTGTGCCGAATTATATTAACTTTACGGGCGAAAATTAACATCGAAGCTGGCATTTCTGTTGATGtgacaaagacaaaaaaagacTATTAATTTCACTGAGTAGCTGGGAAgccgattttatgtttaaaattaaggGAAATTTAGAAATGTTGAGTTCATTAAAGTCGAAAGCCAATCTGAAAACGTCTCATTCGCAATTCTGCTCATCCCATACGCCTAAGCTGGATAAAAGCTAGTGTAAAAAGGCGACTttcaattaaatgtttgaagaaATAGGGAGAAAGGCAGAAATTgagcaaaactttaaaatacctTAGTCAACTTTTCTGGAAGGCAATTTGCTGTTATCTTACGCGTTATGACTTCGAGGAATGGGGAGAAGAAGTCAGGTGTTAAAAAATTTGTCTTAAATACTATGGCTACAAAAGTCATCTGAAATATttagtacaaattaaatatttgctacCAATATGAGCGTAACTAAAACAACTGAAATGAATGATCttgtttttaagtaactttGTGTGTTTATTAcgttcataataatatagtatttatgaaaatgaatgagTAAGGTTTATTACAGTTGGCTTCCCACGTCGGCCAGATGTTGAGTGGTAAATGTATTAAatcaaaaaatgaaacattcgtgaggataatttttattccataataCAGCATAAGATAAACCGGAATGTCACAATTCGCATTTTCATTACTTCTtgtttctcataaaaataaaaaagaacctcCTTCCATCACACTTGCCACATAGTTACTGcgattcaacattttttttttctaaattattataaaaatgctaAGTTACAATTAATTGTGTAGAGCATGTACCACTGAAAATTCTGAGCACTGTTCCCTGTAGGCGGAAACACTTCTCAAAATGACACCGTTTatctaatacatatttatacctaaattacaaattaatctCGGATCGTCATGAGAAGCTGTTGACTGTAAATGCAGGTCAATCACAACGAGCCGTTTGAATAAGCGAGAATTGTACGAAATGGGTTTTGGATGTAAATACATAACAGCTTAAACTACCTAgataacttcataaaaataaactaccatCGTTATAATAGGTCAGGTGATAATTACGCTTAGATGCACAAAACCGGTGACAATCATACAGAAAAAACAATGGATATCGACAAGTAAAAGCCACAAAGCGATGTGAATAGGCCGCAGCGGCGTTGCCGACCGGCGCCCGCGCACGCTCTGCCCTCCTGCTCGCATCCCGGTGACCGATAGAACCTACGCTCCCGAATACTGTTTGCTaaatgtacctacctacgtaaTGTATATTGTAGGTCACTAAtcattaactaaataattaaagtcaTCAATTGtgaattaactttaaatactttattgcgACAACTTATTCCACAtagtatacatataaaacaTGTTATGATGTGATTCACTTTATCACGAGTCAGCTACAAACCTATCCACATCACAATGCACGATCATTCAGCGAGTCTAGGTACCACCGTTTTGCTCCTtcgtatatttattaatattgaaaacaaatctGCAATAATTTTGTATCGTCTTTACACACTATTTTTTTGTTCGACGTCGTCAGGGATCGATCAAACAGCGCATTCAAATATAGTGGACCCTTACACCACATCGCTAAGTAGCATGGTTTATTTGTACACTTACCACTCaaataccaaaattaatttaatacgtcATTTGAACGCAAGTGGTTCTGAGTGAATGCGATGCTCGATCGGTCACCGGGCGACGCATATCAGTAATGCATCGCAGGTTAACTCACATAATACAttgtattcaatattcaatagcAAATAAAGTTAACATATCTTAAACCATAGTCTCTTTCAGTAATCAGATTTGTCTGTGAGTTGGTAGCGCACATGCGGTTAGCGGTTGGCGTTCTTCAGTTGGTTGGAAAGCCAATCGAGGCCTTCGTAGAGGCCGTCTCCGGAAGTGGCACACGTCGCCTGAATGTACCAGTTGCGGTTGCGCAATGAATGCAGTCCCAACTTGTCCGTTATCTCAGCTGCATTCATTGCGTTTGGCAGATCCTAGCAACACAAAAAAGCATTTAGTGTGATAATTGTACTCCTTCAAATATTTACACCAATATCAGCAGAGGAAATGTGCTAAGAAAAACGTAAAGttgtttaacacaaaaatactagtcttttataaaatatagggTTACCTGTTTGTTTGCAAAGATCAAAAGTACAGCATCCCGTAGTTCGTCTTCACTTAACATTCGCATGAGCTCCTCGCGCGCCTCGCCAATACGCTCTCGATCATTACTGTCTACTACAAAGATGAGACCCTGAAACAATAACACAATAGAATAGAATTTTGTATGAGACGATTGTACCTCTACACACTACTACTTGACGGCAGGAACATTCAAAAGATTAACGATAATACTTCCGTATATGATAaagactttataaatataatgtatatgagaaaattaaattgctgGAAGTAGTAGATTAGTTTATTTGTACCTAGTATAATTCCGCCCatcttgaaattattttacaacactTTCGAGAAGCAATAAATTGATACCCAACAAAACTTGGTTTAATCTATGATTACACAAATACTTTAGCCCAGTTGTGGACAAAGttcattacaatatatttaagtCAACCGTAAAGCTTTAAAATAACCAAGTCAAGTCATACACTATCACATACATATAACTCGATACCTATCCATTATCTGATAATAAAATTTCTGCGAATTTTGTCAGAATGTGAAACAGAACAAAACATaatctgtattattatatacatagttTCGATTCGTCACACATTTATGGTGAATTTGAATACTACTTACGTTTGAATATGAAAAAGTTTAAGAGCAGTGCATTTTACATAACTATATGAATTATCATACAAATCAATTCTTCCACTTATTAATTTTGCCCTTTGCCCTTCAGGGCAGCCATTAAAGTGATCctggatattttttatcaattaatatttatatgccTGAGCCACGGATAATCTATTTGGTTGAAAATAACTCTTATCGCAATAACGAATTTATCGTAATATTTCTAAGctcaataattattatcaaaacaataaaagccAAGGCAAACAAGTCTAAGACGAAgctaagtaaatttaaattcgtCCTATCAACTCCAGTATGCTAATTCATACGTCGTAATTCGTATTCTATAAACTAcgcacaaaattaaatacatgagTTAATAAATTACGTAATTACTAATCGACACAGACAACAAAATAACTGCAATGATTATTTAGTGTGTTAATAGTACACGACTTACTATGTGAAGTTTTTGTTTGATCTagactataaataattttaagttacc
The window above is part of the Trichoplusia ni isolate ovarian cell line Hi5 chromosome 11, tn1, whole genome shotgun sequence genome. Proteins encoded here:
- the LOC113498854 gene encoding ADP-ribosylation factor 1; translated protein: MGNMFANLFKGLFGKKEMRILMVGLDAAGKTTILYKLKLGEIVTTIPTIGFNVETVEYKNISFTVWDVGGQDKIRPLWRHYFQNTQGLIFVVDSNDRERIGEAREELMRMLSEDELRDAVLLIFANKQDLPNAMNAAEITDKLGLHSLRNRNWYIQATCATSGDGLYEGLDWLSNQLKNANR